A region of Nostoc sp. 'Peltigera membranacea cyanobiont' N6 DNA encodes the following proteins:
- a CDS encoding S41 family peptidase: protein MFKQKLIVRIELAVIAAILTGSSLYASKALGKTQPSPQKLVDEVWQILDKNYVDVSFNHQDWKAIRQQYLSRSYSSNKQAYGAIQEMVAKLGDRYTEFYDPQEFKALNSDLSGNLTGVGLELGENEKTKALTVIAPIQGTPAFKAGILPGDLIVQINGEITQGMKIQDAVKRIVGPVGTKVVLTIQRASQSQTFTLTRANIAIYPVTYNTQTTPVGKIGYIRLPQFTETSPAEMHRAIEALEKQQVQGYVLDLRSDPGGLLDASLQIASMWLKQGAIVSLVNRDRVKDNYNASGHPLTNKPLVILVDKGSASASEILSGALQDDNRATLVGTRTFGKGLVQSVEPLEDGSGLKLTIAKYYTPKGRDINHVGIAPDITVALTEAQQKALVENQTLGTLADPQYAKAVDNLSQLIQSGANHASLQGGK, encoded by the coding sequence ATGTTCAAGCAAAAATTAATTGTCAGGATAGAACTAGCTGTCATTGCCGCAATCTTGACAGGAAGTAGTTTGTACGCTTCTAAAGCTCTAGGTAAAACCCAACCTAGCCCTCAAAAATTGGTGGATGAGGTATGGCAAATCCTAGATAAAAATTATGTTGATGTCAGCTTTAACCATCAAGATTGGAAAGCAATTCGACAGCAGTATCTTAGCCGCTCCTATAGTTCCAATAAACAGGCTTATGGGGCAATTCAAGAAATGGTGGCTAAATTAGGCGATCGCTACACTGAGTTTTACGACCCCCAAGAATTTAAAGCCCTAAATAGCGATCTTTCTGGCAACCTCACTGGTGTAGGGCTGGAACTGGGAGAGAATGAAAAAACTAAAGCCTTAACTGTTATCGCCCCGATTCAAGGAACACCTGCTTTTAAAGCGGGCATTTTGCCGGGTGATTTAATTGTCCAGATTAACGGTGAAATAACTCAGGGAATGAAAATACAGGATGCCGTTAAGCGGATTGTAGGCCCCGTGGGAACCAAGGTAGTACTCACGATTCAACGGGCTAGCCAATCGCAAACTTTCACCCTGACTCGCGCGAATATTGCCATCTATCCTGTAACTTACAACACGCAAACAACGCCAGTGGGTAAGATTGGTTACATTCGTTTACCACAGTTTACGGAAACGTCTCCCGCAGAGATGCATCGCGCAATAGAAGCATTAGAAAAACAGCAGGTGCAGGGCTACGTTTTGGATCTGCGTTCCGATCCGGGTGGACTGCTGGATGCGAGTTTGCAAATTGCCAGCATGTGGTTAAAGCAAGGAGCGATCGTCTCTTTGGTAAATCGAGATCGAGTTAAAGATAACTACAATGCGTCGGGACATCCTCTCACCAACAAACCCTTAGTGATACTGGTGGATAAGGGATCTGCTAGCGCCAGCGAAATTCTGTCAGGAGCGCTGCAAGATGATAATCGCGCCACATTAGTAGGGACTCGCACCTTTGGTAAAGGTTTAGTTCAATCCGTAGAGCCTCTGGAGGATGGTTCGGGGTTGAAACTAACGATCGCTAAATACTACACACCCAAAGGTAGAGATATTAATCATGTCGGTATTGCACCAGATATTACCGTGGCGTTAACCGAGGCACAACAGAAAGCATTAGTAGAAAACCAAACCTTGGGAACATTAGCCGATCCTCAGTACGCTAAGGCTGTTGATAACCTGAGCCAATTGATTCAGTCGGGGGCTAATCATGCGAGTTTACAGGGTGGGAAATAA
- a CDS encoding efflux RND transporter periplasmic adaptor subunit: MNNEIVNERLTENSVKPKLPRSPRKIILVVLGVLLLAGLGFFIHAGAAKSDKTEKSGRNKQQVTPVTVAMVTQKTVPLQLQAIGNVQSGSTVSITPEASGRIIGVYFKKGQDVKKGQLLFTLDDRSQNAAIQQAQGTVAKDQASVQQARDGLTRDLGQIEQARATLIKDQALVRQAQATLAKDRAQAEFAKGQSDRYGELYKKGAISLDQAQQYVSNSKSATATLQADREAIANAEAVLQSDRVALTNAQAVVRGDRAAIANAQAVVRSDQGALDNTKVQLSYSKIYAPIDGRAGNILVTQGNVVQANSTTPLVTLTQIRPIQVAFSVPEANLPQVQKYMQNGKLKVDVTFPNDQTRSVPGSLSFVNNTVDNTTGTIQLIGDFDNTQGHLFPGQFVNATLTLTEKPNATVVPSQAVQNGPDGQFVFVVKPDMTVENVPVTISSTIDGLDVVEKGPQPGDKIVTDGQANLVSGNKVRVKTAGNDSNGNSSKSRGGRGAGGRGQGGESQKSGGGDS, from the coding sequence ATGAACAATGAAATTGTTAATGAGCGTTTGACTGAGAATAGTGTAAAACCAAAGTTACCGCGATCGCCAAGAAAGATTATTTTGGTGGTTTTGGGGGTGCTGTTGCTGGCTGGACTGGGTTTTTTTATCCATGCAGGTGCAGCCAAGTCAGACAAAACTGAAAAATCTGGACGGAATAAGCAGCAAGTGACACCTGTAACCGTGGCAATGGTGACACAAAAAACAGTTCCGTTACAATTGCAGGCGATCGGGAATGTGCAATCGGGTTCTACAGTCTCGATTACGCCCGAAGCTAGCGGACGGATTATTGGAGTTTATTTCAAGAAAGGTCAAGATGTGAAAAAGGGACAACTTTTGTTTACCCTAGATGACCGATCGCAAAATGCGGCAATCCAGCAAGCCCAAGGAACTGTCGCCAAAGACCAAGCCTCGGTACAACAGGCTAGAGATGGATTGACTAGAGATTTGGGTCAAATAGAGCAAGCTAGGGCGACTTTAATTAAAGACCAAGCGTTGGTACGACAAGCCCAGGCGACTTTGGCGAAAGATCGAGCCCAAGCAGAATTTGCCAAAGGACAGAGCGATCGCTATGGTGAGTTATATAAGAAGGGCGCGATTAGTTTAGATCAAGCACAGCAATACGTTTCTAACAGTAAATCTGCCACAGCAACCCTCCAAGCCGATCGAGAAGCGATCGCTAATGCGGAAGCGGTTTTGCAAAGCGATCGAGTGGCGCTAACTAATGCTCAAGCTGTTGTTAGGGGCGATCGAGCTGCGATCGCTAATGCTCAAGCTGTTGTCCGTTCTGACCAGGGAGCATTAGACAATACCAAAGTGCAATTATCTTACTCCAAAATTTATGCGCCGATTGATGGTCGCGCTGGCAATATTCTGGTGACTCAGGGCAACGTGGTGCAAGCTAACAGTACGACTCCCCTTGTTACCCTGACTCAAATTCGCCCGATTCAAGTTGCTTTTTCCGTTCCCGAAGCAAATCTACCCCAGGTACAAAAGTATATGCAGAATGGCAAGCTGAAGGTAGATGTGACGTTCCCTAACGATCAAACTCGTTCTGTTCCAGGTAGTTTGTCATTTGTCAATAATACGGTGGATAACACTACAGGGACTATTCAACTAATTGGCGATTTTGACAACACTCAGGGACACTTATTTCCCGGTCAATTTGTTAACGCAACGCTGACGTTGACCGAAAAACCGAATGCAACGGTTGTTCCCAGCCAAGCGGTGCAAAATGGCCCAGATGGCCAGTTTGTGTTTGTAGTTAAGCCAGACATGACGGTGGAAAATGTCCCAGTTACAATTAGCAGCACCATTGATGGACTAGATGTGGTTGAGAAAGGACCGCAACCAGGCGATAAAATTGTCACCGATGGTCAAGCAAATCTGGTTTCGGGTAACAAAGTCCGCGTTAAAACAGCCGGCAATGACTCAAATGGAAATTCCTCGAAATCCAGAGGAGGAAGGGGAGCAGGGGGCAGGGGACAGGGGGGAGAATCCCAAAAGTCAGGCGGAGGTGATTCATGA
- a CDS encoding response regulator: MIRILLVDDQHLIRQGLKSMLESNAEMQVIGEAENGQRALEQILALQPDIVLMDVRMPVMDGVATTKAIAQQYPNIKVLVLTTFDDDEYVFQAMRLGAKGYLLKDTEPEELMLAIRSVYKGQTLLGPGLFEKALTPIAASVPSVQPPPELAQLTPRELDVLRLIACGANNREIAESLFLSENTVKNYVTSILSRLSLRDRTQAALFAHSLFGGSK, encoded by the coding sequence ATGATTCGGATTTTATTAGTTGACGATCAGCATCTTATTCGCCAGGGACTTAAGAGTATGCTTGAGTCCAATGCAGAGATGCAGGTAATTGGTGAGGCGGAGAATGGGCAACGGGCACTCGAACAGATTCTGGCACTGCAACCCGATATTGTGCTTATGGATGTTCGGATGCCTGTAATGGATGGAGTTGCGACAACAAAAGCGATCGCTCAACAATATCCCAACATCAAAGTTCTCGTCCTCACCACCTTCGATGATGATGAGTATGTTTTCCAGGCGATGCGGCTGGGTGCAAAGGGTTATTTACTCAAGGACACCGAACCAGAGGAACTCATGTTGGCAATTCGATCCGTCTATAAGGGACAAACCCTACTCGGCCCGGGATTGTTTGAAAAAGCACTCACGCCCATTGCCGCGTCTGTCCCGTCTGTGCAACCCCCTCCAGAATTGGCACAACTCACACCCAGAGAATTAGATGTGTTACGGTTAATTGCTTGTGGAGCTAATAACCGTGAAATTGCTGAATCGTTGTTTCTTTCAGAAAATACTGTTAAGAATTATGTTACCAGTATTTTAAGTAGGTTGAGTTTGCGCGATCGCACTCAAGCCGCTTTATTTGCCCATTCGTTGTTTGGTGGTTCTAAATAG
- a CDS encoding RNA polymerase sigma factor, RpoD/SigA family, giving the protein MSNLTFIENKASKATTDTVRAYLQEIGRIPLLTQEQEIIFAQQVQQMMKILAESEKLAVELNRIPTLPEWANQMQLSEPELIQQLNQGKKAKQKMIASNLRLVVSIAKQYQRRNLELLDLIQEGTLGLERGVEKFNPALGYRFSTYVYWWIRQGITRAIAQQGRTIRLPIHINEKLNKIKRVQRELSQKLGRIPTSTEIANALSLKPSQIREFLLLARQTISLDIRVNSEKDIRLQDLIEDSRYSVNSSTTEEFLNQEVESLLSNLSRQQQEILNLHFGLRDGHEISLEQIGQRMGMSRERVRQIEKQALNLLQQQLSKY; this is encoded by the coding sequence ATGAGTAACTTAACATTCATAGAGAATAAAGCTAGTAAAGCTACAACTGATACAGTCCGGGCCTATCTTCAAGAAATTGGACGCATACCTCTGTTAACCCAGGAACAAGAAATTATTTTTGCCCAACAAGTTCAGCAGATGATGAAAATACTTGCTGAATCAGAAAAACTGGCTGTTGAATTAAACCGTATACCCACGCTGCCAGAATGGGCTAATCAGATGCAGTTAAGCGAACCGGAACTAATTCAGCAATTAAATCAAGGGAAAAAAGCCAAGCAGAAAATGATCGCGTCTAATCTCCGGCTTGTGGTGTCAATTGCCAAGCAATATCAGAGACGTAATTTAGAGCTATTGGACTTAATTCAAGAAGGTACTTTGGGTTTGGAAAGAGGGGTTGAAAAATTCAATCCGGCTTTAGGATATAGATTTTCAACTTATGTTTACTGGTGGATTCGTCAAGGAATTACCAGAGCGATCGCCCAGCAAGGACGCACTATTCGATTACCTATTCACATCAATGAAAAGTTAAATAAAATTAAGCGGGTTCAGCGAGAGTTATCTCAAAAGCTGGGTCGCATTCCCACCAGTACAGAAATTGCTAATGCACTTTCTTTAAAGCCTAGTCAGATTCGAGAATTTCTCCTTTTGGCTCGTCAAACTATATCTCTAGATATTCGAGTTAACTCAGAAAAAGATATAAGATTACAAGACTTAATAGAAGATTCTAGGTATTCGGTCAATAGCTCGACCACAGAGGAATTTCTCAATCAGGAGGTTGAAAGCTTATTATCAAATCTATCTCGCCAACAACAAGAAATATTAAATTTGCACTTTGGTTTAAGAGATGGACATGAAATTTCTCTAGAACAGATTGGTCAGCGGATGGGTATGAGTCGAGAACGAGTCAGGCAGATAGAGAAACAAGCTTTAAATCTTTTACAGCAGCAGTTAAGTAAATATTGA
- a CDS encoding efflux RND transporter permease subunit, with protein MNLSEPFIRRPIMTTLVMTAILIFGFMSYRLLPISDLPSVDYPTIQVSASRPGASPETMAASVARPLEKQFSSIAGLDSLNSTSTLGQTQITLQFNLSRNIDDAAQDVEAAISGSSGQIATDLPNPPTYSKVNPADQPILYLYLDSPTLPLSQVDNYAETYLAQKLSTINGVAQVAVYGSQKYAARIQLDPQQLATRQIGLDRVATAIQQGNVNLPTGSLSGNHKNFTVQTNGQLEDAAAYRQLIVSYKDGMPIYLNQLGRIIDSVENDKVASWYNNTRAIILTIQRQPGTNTVQVVDTIKNLLPKLREQIPASVEIGVLYDASQSIRDSVDDVRFTLILTIALVILVIFIFLRNLSATVIPSLALPVSLIGTFAVMYFLHYSLDNLSLMALTLSVGFVVDDAIVMLENIVRHMEMGESPLEAALNGSREIGFTILSMTLSLVAVFIPMLFMSEVLGRLFHEFAVTIAVAILVSGFVSLSLTPMLCSRFLRPVDRANQSRLYQASEYVFDRFLGLYDWSLKKVLKYHLTTMILSAFLLAVTVGLLVVVPKGFIPSEDTGQITGITQAAEDASFDNLVQHQQTVANLIRQNPNVDAVNSNIGAGSSASGGGAAVAANSGSLFIRLKERSQRQLSADEIIQELRTQLATVPGIQVFLQNPPAIPIGAQQSTGLYQVALQSSDVKPLQEYVPQLVLKMKEMTELQDVNSDLQFASKIQIDIDRDKASTYGITAQTIENTLRSAYGSYQVSTIYAATNEYQVILELAPQYQQDINALLTLYVNSSTGVAVPLKTFAKLSQGVSPLMVNHNGRMNAATISFNLAPGVSLGNANEEIQKVIDEVIPASISTSFQGASQVFQSSLPSLGLLLAIAILVIYLILGVLYEDFIHPITILSGLPSAGFGALLTLMIFHVELNVYSFIGIILLVGIVKKNGIMMVDFAIVAQREELKKPSEAIYQACLVRFRPIMMTTMAALMGTLPIAIGFGAGSESRRPLGIAVVGGLVFSQILTLYLTPVFYIYMESWRNKLSRVKFRRVFSFTGGRS; from the coding sequence ATGAACCTTTCTGAACCATTTATCCGCCGCCCCATTATGACAACTCTGGTGATGACGGCGATTTTGATTTTCGGTTTCATGAGTTATCGCCTGCTGCCAATCAGCGATTTACCCAGCGTAGATTATCCCACAATTCAGGTCAGCGCCTCGCGACCGGGAGCTAGCCCCGAAACGATGGCAGCATCGGTTGCTCGTCCTTTAGAGAAGCAATTTTCTAGCATTGCTGGACTCGATTCGCTCAACTCAACTAGCACCTTGGGACAGACTCAAATTACCCTGCAATTCAACTTGAGCCGCAATATTGATGATGCGGCGCAGGATGTGGAAGCAGCGATATCAGGATCGTCGGGACAAATTGCGACGGATTTACCTAATCCTCCCACTTACAGCAAAGTTAACCCCGCAGATCAGCCGATTCTTTACCTTTATTTAGACTCTCCCACTCTGCCCCTTTCCCAGGTAGATAATTATGCTGAGACTTATTTGGCGCAAAAGCTATCTACAATCAATGGGGTAGCACAGGTAGCCGTCTACGGTTCCCAAAAGTATGCGGCTCGAATTCAACTCGATCCCCAGCAATTGGCTACGCGGCAAATTGGGTTAGATCGGGTGGCGACGGCGATTCAACAGGGTAACGTCAATTTACCTACCGGCAGTCTTTCGGGAAATCATAAGAATTTTACAGTCCAGACTAACGGACAACTTGAAGATGCAGCTGCTTATCGCCAGTTGATTGTGTCTTATAAAGATGGGATGCCTATCTATCTCAATCAACTGGGTAGGATTATTGACAGTGTAGAAAATGACAAAGTAGCAAGCTGGTACAACAATACTCGCGCCATTATTCTCACCATTCAAAGACAGCCCGGAACCAATACGGTGCAAGTCGTAGACACAATTAAGAATTTGCTGCCGAAGTTACGAGAGCAGATTCCGGCATCCGTGGAAATTGGGGTTCTTTATGATGCATCTCAGTCGATTCGAGATTCAGTAGATGATGTCAGATTTACGTTGATTTTGACGATCGCTCTCGTTATCTTAGTAATTTTCATCTTTTTACGGAACCTCTCGGCGACGGTAATTCCCAGTTTGGCATTACCTGTTTCGCTGATTGGTACTTTTGCGGTGATGTATTTCCTGCACTACTCACTAGATAACCTATCACTGATGGCGTTGACCCTTTCAGTGGGCTTCGTCGTGGATGATGCGATCGTTATGCTAGAAAATATCGTCCGGCACATGGAAATGGGGGAAAGTCCGTTAGAAGCGGCGTTGAATGGGTCGAGAGAAATTGGTTTTACAATTCTGTCGATGACCCTTTCCTTGGTTGCAGTCTTCATTCCCATGTTGTTCATGAGTGAAGTGCTGGGACGATTATTTCATGAATTTGCTGTGACGATCGCAGTGGCAATTCTCGTCTCTGGTTTTGTATCTTTGAGTCTGACTCCCATGTTGTGCAGTCGTTTTCTGCGTCCTGTGGATCGTGCTAATCAAAGTCGGTTATATCAAGCTTCTGAATATGTCTTCGATCGCTTCCTGGGTTTGTACGATTGGAGTCTGAAAAAAGTCTTAAAATATCACCTCACCACGATGATTTTATCCGCCTTTCTCTTGGCGGTGACGGTTGGGTTATTAGTGGTAGTTCCCAAAGGCTTTATTCCTAGCGAAGATACCGGACAAATTACAGGTATTACCCAAGCAGCCGAAGATGCATCCTTCGATAATCTTGTCCAGCATCAGCAGACAGTTGCTAACCTGATTCGTCAAAACCCAAATGTCGATGCAGTCAACTCCAATATTGGCGCGGGATCTAGTGCTAGTGGCGGTGGGGCAGCAGTTGCAGCCAATTCCGGCAGTTTGTTCATTCGGTTAAAAGAGCGATCGCAGCGCCAGCTTAGTGCCGATGAAATCATTCAAGAGTTGCGAACCCAACTCGCCACTGTTCCCGGCATCCAAGTATTCTTACAAAATCCCCCAGCGATACCGATTGGCGCTCAACAAAGTACGGGACTTTATCAAGTTGCACTTCAGAGTTCGGATGTCAAGCCCTTACAAGAATATGTTCCCCAACTTGTTCTCAAGATGAAGGAGATGACAGAACTCCAGGATGTCAACAGCGATTTACAGTTTGCTTCCAAAATTCAAATTGACATTGACCGCGATAAAGCCTCAACTTATGGGATTACCGCCCAAACAATTGAAAATACCCTGAGAAGTGCTTATGGCTCTTACCAAGTGTCAACTATCTATGCAGCCACCAATGAGTATCAGGTAATTTTGGAATTAGCGCCCCAGTATCAGCAGGATATAAATGCTCTGTTGACATTGTACGTTAACTCCAGCACTGGAGTAGCAGTACCTCTCAAGACATTCGCCAAACTGTCTCAGGGAGTCAGCCCGTTAATGGTTAATCATAACGGTCGGATGAACGCCGCCACCATTTCCTTTAACCTCGCCCCCGGTGTGTCTTTGGGAAATGCCAACGAAGAGATTCAAAAAGTGATTGATGAGGTGATTCCTGCCAGCATTAGCACCAGCTTTCAGGGTGCAAGCCAGGTATTTCAAAGTTCACTGCCGAGTTTGGGTTTATTGTTAGCGATCGCTATCCTCGTAATTTATCTCATCCTGGGTGTTCTCTACGAAGATTTCATTCACCCAATTACAATTCTTTCTGGTTTGCCATCAGCAGGTTTTGGGGCATTGTTAACGCTGATGATATTCCACGTTGAACTCAACGTTTACTCCTTCATCGGCATAATTTTATTGGTGGGCATCGTTAAGAAAAACGGCATCATGATGGTGGATTTTGCGATCGTTGCCCAGCGAGAAGAATTGAAAAAGCCCTCCGAGGCGATTTATCAAGCGTGTTTGGTGCGCTTCCGCCCGATTATGATGACCACAATGGCAGCATTAATGGGAACCTTACCCATAGCGATCGGATTTGGGGCTGGTTCGGAATCCCGCCGTCCTCTAGGAATTGCAGTTGTGGGCGGACTGGTATTTTCTCAGATATTAACCCTGTATTTAACCCCTGTGTTCTATATATATATGGAATCATGGCGGAACAAACTCAGTCGAGTTAAGTTCCGGCGGGTATTTTCATTTACAGGCGGGCGATCGTAA
- a CDS encoding lysozyme inhibitor LprI family protein gives MRQLLLVLASMLTLSSLDTPVMTMAGTTPALPQMRLVQKFNCNNPQTQVAINECARLSYQNADKKLNQAYKQLLPSLENSRKQKLIAAQVVWVKFRDANCEFERSKYEGGSIAPTIYFGCLENTTKLRTKQLQEYLKSD, from the coding sequence ATGCGTCAATTATTACTAGTTTTGGCAAGTATGCTAACTCTCAGCAGTTTAGATACCCCTGTGATGACAATGGCAGGTACAACGCCTGCTTTACCCCAGATGCGGTTAGTTCAAAAATTCAACTGTAATAATCCTCAAACTCAAGTAGCAATTAATGAATGCGCGAGATTATCTTATCAGAATGCAGATAAGAAACTAAATCAAGCTTATAAACAATTGCTACCTAGCTTAGAAAACTCTAGGAAACAGAAATTGATTGCTGCACAGGTAGTATGGGTAAAGTTTCGAGATGCCAATTGTGAGTTTGAAAGAAGCAAATATGAGGGAGGAAGTATTGCTCCTACCATTTATTTTGGTTGTCTGGAAAATACCACAAAATTGCGTACCAAGCAATTACAGGAATATCTCAAATCCGATTGA
- a CDS encoding sensor histidine kinase, translating to MIRLTYPSFRLLLYLEWLLLATAMFMEVLLPFEFSWSLPLRVVAIATFSLMGLRLPMVKLETKLFYTVLEFGLILLPTTQHSLSSRSVFLLCLVLVMRSCLIFKQSGQLAVLVLSLLTYATLLLSRPILPENFRRDIIAMSWDWRLSNILLFSLTLVFALLLINALLAERQSREQLEIAHLQLEITNQQLCQYALRIEDQATLQERNRIAREIHDGLGHTLVAQTIQINNTLLFWESNNDKALVFLKQAKELGAEALLEIRRSLSVLRSNPLQGQSLTSAIEKLLTDFQQTTGIEPSYKIDVPHTLPTEVNTALYRIVQESLTNICKHAQATSVTIGLLAHAGMIHLSIEDNGQGFNPTQNTTGFGLQGMRERAVALGAQLNLNSKLGTGCCISVSLPLSKLLF from the coding sequence ATGATTCGCTTGACCTACCCATCGTTTCGTCTGTTACTTTACTTAGAGTGGCTGTTATTAGCTACGGCAATGTTCATGGAAGTTCTGCTGCCGTTTGAGTTTTCTTGGTCGTTGCCACTGCGAGTTGTTGCGATCGCAACTTTCAGCTTGATGGGCTTGAGACTACCAATGGTGAAGCTGGAAACGAAATTATTTTATACAGTCCTGGAATTCGGTTTAATTTTGCTGCCAACAACTCAACATAGCTTATCTAGTCGCTCCGTTTTCCTGCTGTGTCTGGTACTAGTGATGCGGAGTTGTCTAATATTTAAGCAATCGGGACAGCTGGCTGTCTTGGTTTTATCTCTGCTTACTTATGCAACACTGCTTTTATCAAGACCAATTTTACCTGAGAATTTTAGGCGAGATATAATTGCCATGTCTTGGGATTGGCGATTAAGTAATATATTATTGTTTAGCTTAACGTTAGTATTCGCTTTGTTGTTAATTAATGCTCTGCTTGCAGAGCGCCAAAGTCGAGAGCAGTTAGAAATTGCCCATTTGCAATTAGAGATCACCAATCAACAGCTGTGTCAGTATGCGCTACGGATTGAAGACCAGGCAACCTTACAGGAACGCAACCGAATTGCCCGCGAAATCCATGATGGATTAGGACACACTCTAGTCGCCCAAACTATTCAAATTAATAACACTCTATTGTTTTGGGAATCAAATAATGACAAAGCATTGGTATTTCTCAAACAGGCAAAGGAATTAGGTGCTGAGGCGCTGCTGGAAATTCGGCGATCGCTTTCTGTGTTACGTTCAAATCCTTTGCAAGGACAATCTCTCACATCAGCTATTGAAAAACTGCTAACAGATTTTCAGCAAACCACAGGTATTGAGCCGTCTTATAAAATTGACGTGCCGCACACTTTACCAACTGAAGTAAACACGGCCCTCTACCGGATTGTGCAAGAATCGCTGACAAATATTTGCAAACACGCTCAAGCAACAAGTGTCACCATTGGCTTACTCGCTCACGCTGGGATGATTCATCTGTCAATCGAAGATAATGGACAAGGATTTAATCCCACTCAAAATACAACTGGGTTTGGGTTACAAGGAATGCGAGAACGAGCGGTTGCACTGGGCGCTCAGTTGAATCTTAACAGTAAACTAGGAACAGGTTGCTGTATTTCTGTTTCTTTGCCACTATCAAAGCTATTGTTTTAA